In Euphorbia lathyris chromosome 2, ddEupLath1.1, whole genome shotgun sequence, the sequence tgttttttagttttttcccttttttgtgTTTTGTGTTTTCTCACGTTATCGTCTTTTTTTGTGttgttcacattttcatgtttatcttgtttttcatgttttttcacgtctttttgttttttgtttttttacgtttttactttttttcgtgtttttgtattttttttttgtattttgtcGTTTTTTCATGCTTTTcgattttttgcgttttttgcattttcatgtttattgcgtttttcacgttttgtcacATTTGTATTGTCGTTTTTTGTtacatttttgtattttttgttttattcacgtttttgtgttttcgtattttttcatatttttggggttttcgtgttttttgcatttattcacgttttcgtgttattcacgcttttttcatgttttttacgttttcgtgtttttttacGTTTCCTCACCTTTTCGTTTTTTTGTATTTCTctcattttcatgtttatcgtgtTTTTCATgtcttttcacgttttttttcgattttttcatattctcgtgtttttttGCTTATTTTTGCGTTTTTCATGTTTGTCACATTTTTGTGTTGTCGTGTTTTTCACGTGTTTGTatttttttcgtgttattcacattttgcgtttttcatatttttgcgTTTTTTGGGTTTTCGTGTTTGCTCATGTTTTcttgttattcatgttttttacatttttttgtttttttgcgttttcttacgtttcattttttttagtttttttttattttcatgtttattgcgtttttcacgtttttgtgttttcatgtttttgcattttttttgtttttgtgtttttcgcgtttgttcatgtttttcacgttttttattttgtgttttttttttattttttaacgtttgtgctattcatattttttttgcatttataaagttttctccattttttcacattttttaggatataaattatatttgaaaaaaaaattaggatttaAGAAATTGGCtagagggtaattttggaaataAATGATGATATTGATTAGGAATAGCTTATTCCTAAGTTAAATCAAGGAATTCCTATTCCTTAATTTATGGAATACACATTCCACGGAATAGTTATTCCGCATAAAAAAAGTTGAACCAAATGTTGGAATAGGAATGTTTAAGGAATAGTTATTCTATTCCCTCCCTATTCCATGAACCAAACAAGCCTTAAAAATGTatttaattagaattgaaaaacaaactattttaaaaagaaaaatgactaatatttaactttttattaGCAACAACTAACAATAACAATACATAATAAACAACGATAACGTAAACACAACCATTAATCatcaaattttaaattaatgtaaatttaataattattatctataagTAATGATGAACTAGGTGCAATAGACCTATAAGATGTATACCACTCAATTGGTGTAAAAAATAAGCAATTGCCATTTTTTCATTGGTAAAAATCCATTAGACCATAACACAATAAAAAGTTTCCTTAACTCTCTCTGGAAATAATACTCCCgatcaataaaaattattttaaataccacTATATGAACATGATTGatggaaaatatatatatatatatacacatgtgTCCTAAATTCATTGGTCAGGAGTATTATTGCAAGAGTAATCTAAAAAATTTATGAGCACCattgacaaaaataaataagcATGAAAATGGGCTTcctaacaaaagaaaaaaaaaaaaaaagaagcatgAAAATGGCCAAAAAAGAAATGCATACCAAAATAAGAAAGGTAGTACTGTAATTAATAATTTACAATAGATGAGAAAGTATGGCTGAGAAGGTAGATCCGTGCGGGGATGACAAAAGAAAACCTCAAGTGGTGAAGTGTATCGTAGACAAGGCAGCAACCAAGAAACTTCAATTGTCGTCATCTTACAGGCGACTTGTCTTGACTCTCCCACTCCAATTACCTCATGCCTTTATACCCATTAATTATTCTTCTTTATTCTTTGTACTAAACCATAGACGCCAAAATAGTCCCAATTTACCACAATAATACTCAAACAACCTGCGGCGTTTAATCACTGTCCTTTTCTCTCAATCTTtgccttcttcctcctcttgatTTTGCTCTCTTGAGATTTTGCAGCAGCGTCTTTGAGATTCCCCCTTAATTATGCAAGCAACTCAAGCAGTTACCATTGGAGTTTCAGAGGTTTCTTCGCAGGTTAGTCTTCAATTGAGATTGTTCATCTTTTTTTATTGGCTTGTCTTTTCTGGGTAAATGAAATTATGTTGCTTTTCTGGGTAAACATAGCTCAAAATCTCTAACTTTATCTACATTTACTTATTTTACTGCTGATATTATCTTTTCAGTCATGTTTGAGTATGGGTTCATGGAAAAGATCCGGGTTTTTTCGTGTATTTGTTTATTAGTTTGTAGAGCGAATCAGGGTTTTAGGATATTTTGAAGAATTGTGATCGATCACTATTGTGGAGTATTTTTTTGAACTCAAACCCCTATTCCTTGAACTTTATATCTATGAAGAATTTGCTTATGTTATGGTAGCATAAATTGAATTTGAGATTTGTTGATGATGACATATCAATAATACAGAACAATATTTCAATTGGTTTTGTTGGTTTCTATCTCAATTTCTGACCCTTAATCTGAACTATATATTATGTATCATGCACAAAAGGTTTTGTTTTTTCGTCTCGTGGTGTAAAAACGGGTTGTTGCGTCATAATCGTGTTATTTGATCAAACGTATTGTATATGCTATTAATgatacaaaaataataatcatgTCAAATGGGTGGTGTTAAGTGGATTGTCTCTGTGTCTGTAATTCGTGTTGTCGTGTCCGAATTTGATAACTTAGTGTTGATAAATggtgagggcgagccttggcgcaacggtaaacgttgttgttgtGTGACCTCAAGTCTTGGAGTGGCTTCTTGCcaaatacacccttgtggtgggaccctccccggaccctcgcttagcggggacgcgtagtgcaccgggccgcccttttagtGTTGATAAATGGTCTTGGTGTGTATAATAATACACTGATGAACATTTGGTCAGTACTTTAGCACTTCTAAATTTAGAAGCGGACTGGTTTCTATGTGCAGCAGCTTAGTGTGAACTAATTGCAGTTAGGAATATCTTAATGTTTGTCATGGGTTAAGATTTGTTACAGAAAGTACTATTTCATGGCTTGAAACTTAGGAAAAGAACTTAGAGAGGGGAGAGAAGATAAGAGTAGCCTAATTTTTGAAGCCCCCTAAACTATAGTGCTGCTAacattaactttattttttgacataaaagTACTTTAACTTTACATACTTGACATTAATGAAAACCCGTTAAATTAACGAAAATATGAGGGTTATATAGAtatttgaccataatttttaGTGACAGAGATAAAAAAGAGAGTAAATGATGTAGTCAAGCTTGTTCAAATCATCATTCCGTTAATTTCTTTAACAGATTCTTGTTGATTTGGCCTTTAATGTTACGCAAGTTAAAGTTTAAAGACTTTTATACAATAAATGAAATTTATGGACCGTAATATTAGTAGCGCTATAGCTCATAAGCCATGGATGTATTTTACTTGCGTGTTTTGGCATGCCGAGTTCTTGAATCTCATTGACCAGGTTGCTGATGCTTTTTCACTGACAGGGTGAGCTGAAACTTTGTGTCCTTTGACATAAAATCCTTAAACTTTACATTATTATTCAACATTAAAGTCCAATCAACAAAAACTCATTAAAAAGTTTAACGAAAATGATGAGGAGAAAATAGGTATTTGATCATAATTTTAGGTGATtgatatggataaaaaaaagTCCATGATATTCAAACTTATCCAAATCaccatttcataaaaaaatttaatggatTTTTGTTCATTTGAACTTAATGTTCAGTATAAAGTTTAAGTATTTCTATGCAAGAAATGAAGTTTAGAGGTTAGTAGCGTTATAGTTCAGTAGCTATGGATACATTGACCAGACTACTGATGGTTTTCACTTACAGGGTGAGCTAAAACATGGGGAATCTTCAAGTGGAGAAGCTTCAATTCTAGGACCAAACGGAAGACGATTAGATCTTTCAGTTCAAATACCTCCTCGGCCTGTAGGTTTTGGCCCTAATCGAAGCGGAAAAGGTCCAATTCAGTCCCAGAATTCAAGTAAAGTTACTAATTCATCATCTGGTGGTCTGTTACGAGGTTTAAGCTTCAAGAAAAAAGCTGCTTTACCCGATGGTGAGAGAAGCTTTCTTCTCAATTCAGACTCTGAGATGCCTCCAAAAAGTCCTGTTATGGCCACTTTGAAATCTACATTTTCCTGGCAAAGATGTACTTCTCTTCCTCCTGCTAGACATGCATCAAACTTTTCTCCTTCAGTTTCCACACCTATCTCTGCAAGAATGCCTGGCGAATCTACTAAAACAACTGTAAGTTAAATCATACCCTTCCAGGTGCCTGCTATAGGCTAAAAAATCAAGGCTTACAGCATAGAATAGAGGTAGCAATTATCAGGTTAGTGTCGTGTCAATTATCGGGTTAGTGTGAAATGAGTAACTGTAACACAACCTAAAAAATGCCATGCCATAATCGTGTCAACTCAATCGGGTTAGTGTTGATTATGTGTCGTGTTTGCGggtcatatatatattaaatgtaacattaaaaaaataagagGATATAGTAATACTTCTAATTATTTATGTCATTATTAGCCGGTTAACCTTGACAACCTAAAGTTTGACCCAAAATCTTTTTATCAAAACCTTACTACCAATGAATCAATTGAACCAAAAGCTAAGTTGAGAGTTAAGGCCcaataataacttttattataaTCTTTGACACTTACGAGtcacatgtaattttactatcttTATTAAGGACGACATGTAAAAACATGGGAGATGTGAGTCATGTCCTCAAGTGATAATTGTATTATTGTTACCTTTATTAAATAGGGTGATATGTAATAattttaagggttaattacaagtaCATGCCCTGTGGTTACACGGATTTACAGATGGACACCTGTAGTATTTTTCTTTGCAAAAGCAACACTGTGGTTGCAatattttgtattttgttttactttgccaaatttggtcgataacgacctcagaatgaaaattttgtatttttgtttTACTGCgtaaccatatttttaatttttcaaaatcatcatttttggagttttcccTCTCTAAACATtagctttctctctcataaaaaacaacacctaaatgacctcaaatctaaaaagttcaagaattaaatttggttaaaatatcatttaactcttgaaattcTTTATTTcgaggtcgttatcggccaaatcctgacaaagtgaacccaaatacaaaattttgcaaaccacatggctgattttgaaaaaaaaaaaaataccgcAGGTACTCATCTGCAAATCGGCGAAACCATAGGGTATCTATATGTAATTAAtcctaattttaaatattcgtgtcatttTTTAGTTAACAAGACTAACACCCAACTTAAAAATTTACATGTCAATTTTGCATCAACCCAAAAATTACCTATTATATGTTCAATAAAATGTTAACCTACTAAATTCATGTCGTATTTTCGGATCGTGTACATAATTGCCACTTAGAGATGTTAATAAATGATAATACTAACTTTATGGGGCTAACCTCTTGTTCAGAAAGGAGCAATGCAGGAAACTGTTTCAAGGTCCCTCTCAGTATCCGGGAGAAATTTAGTAATTGTACGGTCTTTATCTTTCGCTACTCGCAATGAGGATATCGAGACAAATACTAATGATGGTATATAGTTCATACCTTTCACAACTCCATTATATATGTCAGTTTTTACTTTGCACACTTTTTTAGCATGTAATATTGGAAGTTTATATGAAAATCACTGATTATATCTTGTTATTTTCGGGAGAGAACTACTCGGATAAAAAGTTTATATACAAGAATGATGATAGGAAGTGGAGAAATAAACTAATTCCTGTAATTGTTTGTAAAATTATTCTATTACAATTAGTTACATTCACATTTGTTCATACCATAACACTTCTCTTCAAGCTGGAGCAAAGATAACACTTATGCCCAACTTGTTACAAATATAGGTAACTTGGCGTAGCTTTAGTGAAGACATCAACTAGTTGTTAGGAGAGATGAGACCATATGAAACGTCCGGAGATTATCACAAGACCACAAGTGATTGAAGGCTCAGATGTGGTGAGACAAAACACCATCTCTAGAAAAGGCGGAGTTAGTGTGGCCGCTCTCTGGGGCAGATTTGAAACTGCCTACCCAAATGTGGCTGCTTTCTAGAGAAGACCCGAAGTAGGATGTTGTCTGAGGCAAAcctgaaaaagaaaattagattAGATATCTCAAAATTGCTAAATTAGGAAGCTATGCGGCTCCTTGTATATATGAGGTAATCTTCCTTCTTTGAGGTATCTTTTGGGGGTGAGTTAGGTCTTTGTTTACATGATATCATAGCCTTATATTCAATGTTAGCTCACCTATGGATGGTTCTAGGAGTGAGGAAGGGTGTGTTAGATATCTCTCGTTGCTTGTGTATATGAGGAAATCCTCCAATTTTGAGGTACGTTCTGAGATAAATTAGGCCTTTGTTTACAGAAACTCAGCTCATACATCCAAAACATGAACCAAAATCCAAAAGCTCGACTAGGCTATGATACTGTCATTAAATTACACATGTTGGTCCGAATGAATTATATGACTAATTCCTAATATTTCTCCTCTAATTGCTCCCTTGTGATTGCTCCGTTATTTTCTCCCATTGCAGCTTAGTATGTTCACGCATATAGTCTACTGCTAGCCATGTATACATTAGGAGACTGATACATAAATTACTTTTTCCAAAAACAGATGAAATATCTTCTGCTCCACAagttgatgatgaagaaattcCTGAAGAGGAAGCTGTATGTAGGATTTGTCTTGATGAATGTGAAGAAAGAAACACATTAAAAATGGAGTGCAGTTGTAAAGGTGCCCTCCGACTTGTACACGAAGAATGTGCTATTAAGTGGTTTAGCACAAAGGGAAACAAGAATTGTGATGTTTGTGGCCTAGAGGTTAAAAACTTACCAGTAACTTTGCTTAGAGTG encodes:
- the LOC136219891 gene encoding uncharacterized protein, with the protein product MQATQAVTIGVSEVSSQGELKHGESSSGEASILGPNGRRLDLSVQIPPRPVGFGPNRSGKGPIQSQNSSKVTNSSSGGLLRGLSFKKKAALPDGERSFLLNSDSEMPPKSPVMATLKSTFSWQRCTSLPPARHASNFSPSVSTPISARMPGESTKTTKGAMQETVSRSLSVSGRNLVIVRSLSFATRNEDIETNTNDDEISSAPQVDDEEIPEEEAVCRICLDECEERNTLKMECSCKGALRLVHEECAIKWFSTKGNKNCDVCGLEVKNLPVTLLRVTSFAQRNNRNDQRQRLSAESVSAWQDFVVLVLISTICYFFFLEQLLIGDMKSDAIIISAPFAFTLGLLASTFSVILAIREYIWTYAALEFALVAIFVHLLYSLLQMKAIYAIVISSVLGFGIAMILNSLYIQYYAWRVEVAQNTSPV